The Candidatus Lernaella stagnicola sequence GTTGTTTTTCTTCAGGCTGGAATACGTGGGTACGAGGAAGGGCCACGGCTCGACCAGGTGCGGCGCGATACGCTCCAAAATGCGCCGTTCTCGAAGGCTTTCGCGCACCAAACCCATCTCGAGATTCTTTAGGTACCGCAGGCCGCCGTGCACGAGTTTGCTCGTGGCGCTGCTGGTGGCCCAGCCGAAGTCTTTTTTCTCGACCAACGCGGCGCGTAGTCCTCGCTGCGCGGCATCCATCACCGCGGCGGCGCCGGTGACGCCTCCGCCGACGAAAAGAACATCGAACTTGGTGTCGGCCATTATCTCCAAATCGCGTCGCATAGTGCATCTCCGATGCGGTTTGGGCGGATTGTAAGCCGCGTGCCGCACCGCGTCAAACGCTGCGTGCCACGAATGCCTGGGAAAAGTGGTTGGTTGGCGTGGTTATCCGGCGTCGACCATTTCAGCCCATGTGGCTCGTTCGAGAGCACCGGAGAGTTGGTCGATCATTGCACGCTGCTGAACAATCGCGGCCATGATAGCGCGGAGGGGTTCGGTACGGATTTCGGACCCCACGTCCAAATCGACCTTTTTCATGGCCCAATCCGGAAAAATTCGCGTTTCAACGCCCGCCTCGGCCGAAAGCAACAACACATGCTTGTGACGCGGGTCGCCGGTGATTTTCGCGTATAGTTCATCGATCACCGCGTCGGGCCCCTCAATAACCTGAAAAAACATACCGCCGCTGGTCATCAGCACTCCGGTGATTTCTCGCTCGACATTGTCTTCCGCAGACTGAACCGCAAGCCGGCCTATTTCCTCTTTTGAGAAGGTTTGCGCAAAACGGCTTACATACTTGATTCGTTTCATAAGAATGCTCCATTGGTACTTTTATTACGCGAACATCATACTCTTGAGAAGCTAACGCCGGTTCGGTCGGGCGCAAGGCTGCACCCGCTTATTCGGCTTCGTATTCGAAACTCTTGCTTGTGGAGAAACGGCTCGTGATGCAGGGCTCAGAAGCTACAACGATGCCCGGAAACCCACCGCTCGCCCGAAGCGCTCAGTCGGTTTGGGGCTCGTCGACGGGCGGGTTGAGGATCGGCTCGGGATCACGGTGCCGCGGCAGGGTATGAATGCGTTCGATCAATTCCTCATAGGTGCCGGCGGTGAAGGTATCCCACAACCAGTTTGCCCGCGCCTCGTTCATCGGGACGAACTCGCTGTACGCCTCGGTGCCGACCAGGTCCTGGCGCAGCAAGCCGATCACGCCCTTGGCGTAGCTGTCGCCGGTCCACTCGCCGCGTTTCATGTTCTGCCAGCGTTCCAGCGAGCCACGGCGCACGGGGATTTTTTCGTCGACCGGCAGCCACACGAAGCGATACATCTCTTCGGTTTTCGGATGCAGCATCAGCTTCTTTTGGGCCTCGGCGCCGATGTTGGACATGACCCACTTGATGAGCCCTTCGGGTTCGGAGGGCATCAGTCCGGGCCAGGTGAAGATGAGTTCGGGCGCGCGTTCCATCACGTAGTCGATGTCGTATTTTTCGTGCCCGGTGATGGCCACGCCCGTGGGCACTTCGGCGTGGGCGATATGGGTGTCGGTAAGGCCCACCAAATCCAGAATGTACCGGTGCGAGAAATACTTCATCGCGCCGATGGGAATGGTGGCGATTTTCGCCTCCGGGGGGGTATGGCGGCGTAGTTGCTTGGCGACGTAGGCCCAGTCGGCAGTGTTGGTGACGATAAAGCCGTGCACGAGGCCTTGTGGCGGAATGCGTCCGAGGAAGTACACGAACTGGAAGACGATGAAAGCCGCCACGGCGAGCGCGATCTTCCCATTGCGACTCATGGGTTTGGTTTTCTTTTCCTCGCGCCTCCGTTCCAGCGCGCCGATGCCGAACCACCAAACCAACAGCAGCATGGGGACGAAGGCCGGTAGCAAGAAGCGATGGAAGGAAAAGAAGTCGGCCCCCACCAACAGCACGTAGGCGACCGAGGTGGCCAACAGCCCCGCCATGACCCGAAGCCAACGCGGTGCGACTCGTCGCCGCCACGCATACCACGCGGCCACGACGCCCAAGAGCGGCAGCACCATGCCGACGAGCCATCGCACGACGTACAAGATGCCCGTTTGCGTCAGCGACCAACTCGTGTGAGTGACCTTCGCGTAAAAGGTGTTTGGCAGGGGATAGCCGAAGTAGTTCCAGCGCCACAACCAGTAACCGCCGAACAAGCCCACGACCACGACGCTGTACGCGATGGCTTTGGACCAGTTGAGCTTTTTCGGTGATTCCACCCACGTACTCAGCGCCAGCGTGATGGCGACCAGAATGCCGTCGGGCCGCAGCAACCCCGCGGCCACGGTCACCAGGGCGCTGAGGATCGGCCACTTGCCGTGTTCGCGCTCCCACAGGTGCAGCTTGACCGCGCCGAGCCACGCCAAGGCGACCAGCGGCATCTCCATGCCCGAGTACGTCCAGGCCACGCCGGAGAAACCCAGCAGCGCAAAAGCGGCGATGAAGTAACCGAATACGCCGACCGGCTCGTCGTGCTTGGGGCGGATGAAGGACCACGCGAGCAGCGCCACGCCAGCCCAAGCCAGCACGTTGATGACCACCGCGACCAGGTCGAGGCGTTCGGTCAGCAAGGCGAAGGGCGCCAGGATGACCATGTGTAGAAAAGCGGTGCAGCCTTCGACGTGTTCGCCTGGGTTGAAGGCGATGCCGTGGCCCGCGGCCAGGTTGCGCGCGTAGGCGTAGGTGATCCAGGCGTCGTCCACGACTCCGAGCTGCCGCGTGACGAAGCGGAAGGCCACCAGGGCAACGACAAACAAACTGTAGGTCACGGCGTTTCTGCGCATGGCATCCTCAAAAAGTCCGCCGATTATAGTGATGGTTGTCATTGTCTGTCCACGTGGTAATAGTGAAAGTTCATGAGAATGGAGAACGAACGATGACGTCGCGCCGT is a genomic window containing:
- a CDS encoding BLUF domain-containing protein → MKRIKYVSRFAQTFSKEEIGRLAVQSAEDNVEREITGVLMTSGGMFFQVIEGPDAVIDELYAKITGDPRHKHVLLLSAEAGVETRIFPDWAMKKVDLDVGSEIRTEPLRAIMAAIVQQRAMIDQLSGALERATWAEMVDAG